Proteins from one Listeria innocua genomic window:
- the rarD gene encoding EamA family transporter RarD, which translates to MENKQNGQLGGIIAGALAYVFWGVLPIYWKLATNVPPMEILAYRIIWSFIFMLFLIVCLRKTSMVFQETKDVLLKPKTLIAIIAAAFLVTGNWYLFIYTVNSGHVTEASLGYYINPLVNVLLATVILKERLSRGEIIAVISATIGVLILTWHLGSVPWAAIGMAVSFSLYGLIKKVVSVSVWTGLTLETMIITPFALIYVLFFATNGLMQYAAQTNIILVGAGIVTAIPLLLFATAAKKISYTMVGFLQYIGPTLMLALGVLLFKESFDHIQLFAFMFIWLALIIFTISHIYSAAKIKQLATAAKEQS; encoded by the coding sequence ATGGAAAATAAACAAAATGGGCAGCTAGGTGGAATTATCGCCGGAGCTCTCGCATATGTATTTTGGGGTGTCCTTCCGATTTACTGGAAGCTAGCCACAAATGTCCCTCCTATGGAGATTTTGGCCTATCGAATTATATGGTCTTTTATTTTTATGCTATTTTTGATTGTTTGTTTACGAAAGACTTCGATGGTTTTTCAAGAAACAAAGGACGTTTTGCTTAAACCAAAAACGCTTATCGCCATTATTGCGGCAGCTTTTTTAGTTACTGGAAACTGGTATTTATTCATTTACACAGTGAATAGCGGGCATGTGACCGAAGCAAGTCTTGGTTACTATATAAATCCACTTGTAAATGTACTTCTCGCAACGGTGATTTTAAAAGAACGATTGAGTCGCGGTGAGATTATTGCAGTTATCTCGGCAACAATTGGCGTCTTAATTCTCACATGGCATCTTGGGTCCGTTCCTTGGGCAGCAATCGGTATGGCTGTTTCCTTCTCCCTTTATGGGTTGATTAAAAAAGTCGTTTCCGTTTCCGTATGGACTGGTTTAACACTTGAAACGATGATTATCACGCCATTCGCACTCATTTATGTACTCTTTTTCGCGACGAATGGATTAATGCAGTATGCCGCGCAAACAAATATTATTTTAGTTGGCGCTGGGATTGTTACCGCTATTCCACTACTTTTATTTGCGACAGCTGCGAAGAAAATCAGCTATACAATGGTCGGCTTCTTGCAATATATTGGACCTACGTTAATGCTTGCTCTTGGTGTCTTACTTTTCAAAGAAAGTTTTGACCACATCCAATTATTTGCCTTCATGTTCATTTGGTTGGCGCTTATTATTTTCACGATTTCACACATTTATTCCGCAGCAAAAATCAAACAATTAGCAACCGCTGCAAAAGAACAATCATAA